A portion of the Anas platyrhynchos isolate ZD024472 breed Pekin duck chromosome 26, IASCAAS_PekinDuck_T2T, whole genome shotgun sequence genome contains these proteins:
- the LOC119713779 gene encoding CUGBP Elav-like family member 3 isoform X1, with translation MKEPDAIKLFVGQIPRHLEEKDLKPIFEQFGKIYELTVIKDKYTGMHKGCAFLTYCARESALKAQSALHEQKTLPGMNRPIQVKPADSESRGEDRKLFVGMLSKQQADEDVRKMFEPFGTIDECTVLRGPDGTSKGCAFVKFQSHAEAQAAIAALHGSRTLPGASSSLVVKFADTEKERGLRRMQQVASQLGMFSPIALQFGAYSAYTQALMQQQAALVAAHSAYLSPMATMAVQMQHMGTVTPNGLIATPLPPSSGTSTPPAMAATPVPAIAAPLSVNGYSPVPAQPAGPPAPEAVYTGGVPPFPAQSPAAPGDPLQQAYAGMQHYTAAYPAAYGLVSPAFAPPGPLLAPPPPPQQQQREGPEGCNIFIYHLPQEFADTEILQMFLPFGNVISAKVFVDRATNQSKCFGFVSFDNPASAQAAIQAMNGFQIGMKRLKVQLKRPKDANRPY, from the exons atgAAGGAGCCGGACGCCATCAAACTCTTCGTGGGGCAGATCCCGCGGCAcctggaggagaaggacctgaagCCCATCTTCGAGCAGTTCGGCAAAATCTACGAGCTCACCGTCATCAAGGACAAGTACACCGGCATGCACAAAG GATGCGCCTTCCTCACCTACTGCGCCCGCGAGTCGGCCCTGAAGGCGCAGAGCGCCCTGCACGAGCAGAAAACGCTGCCGGGG ATGAACCGGCCCATCCAGGTGAAGCCGGCCGACAGTGAGAGCCGAGGAG AGGACCGCAAGCTGTTCGTGGGGATGCTGAGCAAGCAGCAGGCGGACGAGGACGTGCGCAAGATGTTCGAGCCCTTCGGCACCATCGACGAGTGCACGGTGCTGCGCGGCCCCGACGGCACCAGCAAAG GCTGCGCCTTCGTCAAGTTCCAGAGCCACGCCGAGGCCCAGGCTGCCATCGCCGCCCTGCACGGGAGCCGCACGCTGCCG ggtgcCTCGTCCAGCCTGGTGGTGAAGTTCGCGGACACGGAGAAGGAGCGGGGGCTGCGGCGCATGCAGCAGGTGGCGAGCCAGCTGGGCATGTTCAGCCCCATCGCCCTCCAGTTCGGCGCCTACAGCGCCTACACGCAGGCG CTGATGCAGCAGCAGGCGGCCCTGGTGGCCGCGCACTCGGCCTACCTCAGCCCCATGGCCACCATGGCCGTCCAGATGCAGCACATGGGCACCGTCACCCCCAACGGGCTCATCgccacccccctgcccccctcctcAG GAACCAGCACGCCGCCGGCCATGGCCGCCACCCCGGTGCCCGCCATCGCAGCCCCGCTGAGCGTCAACGGCTACAGCCCGGTGCCGGCACAGCCCGCGGGGCCGCCCGCCCCCGAGGCCGTCTAcaccgggggggtccccccGTTCCCAG cccagagccccgccgcccccggggaCCCCCTGCAGCAAGCCTACGCCGGCATGCAGCACTACACAg CCGCCTACCCTGCAGCCTACGGGCTGGTGAGCCCGGCCTTCGCCCCCCCGGGGCCCCTGCtggcccccccgccccccccgcagCAGCAACAGCGCGAAG GCCCCGAGGGCTGTAACATCTTCATCTACCACCTGCCCCAGGAGTTCGCCGACACCGAGATCCTGCAGATGTTCCTGCCCTTCGGCAACGTCATCTCCGCCAAGGTCTTCGTCGACCGCGCCACCAACCAGAGCAAGTGCTTCG gcttcGTGAGCTTTGACAACCCGGCCAGCGCGCAGGCGGCCATCCAGGCCATGAACGGCTTCCAGATCGGGATGAAGCGCCTCAAGGTGCAGCTCAAGCGGCCGAAGGACGCCAACCGGCCCTACTGA
- the LOC119713779 gene encoding CUGBP Elav-like family member 3 isoform X2 — protein sequence MNRPIQVKPADSESRGEDRKLFVGMLSKQQADEDVRKMFEPFGTIDECTVLRGPDGTSKGCAFVKFQSHAEAQAAIAALHGSRTLPGASSSLVVKFADTEKERGLRRMQQVASQLGMFSPIALQFGAYSAYTQALMQQQAALVAAHSAYLSPMATMAVQMQHMGTVTPNGLIATPLPPSSGTSTPPAMAATPVPAIAAPLSVNGYSPVPAQPAGPPAPEAVYTGGVPPFPAQSPAAPGDPLQQAYAGMQHYTAAYPAAYGLVSPAFAPPGPLLAPPPPPQQQQREGPEGCNIFIYHLPQEFADTEILQMFLPFGNVISAKVFVDRATNQSKCFGFVSFDNPASAQAAIQAMNGFQIGMKRLKVQLKRPKDANRPY from the exons ATGAACCGGCCCATCCAGGTGAAGCCGGCCGACAGTGAGAGCCGAGGAG AGGACCGCAAGCTGTTCGTGGGGATGCTGAGCAAGCAGCAGGCGGACGAGGACGTGCGCAAGATGTTCGAGCCCTTCGGCACCATCGACGAGTGCACGGTGCTGCGCGGCCCCGACGGCACCAGCAAAG GCTGCGCCTTCGTCAAGTTCCAGAGCCACGCCGAGGCCCAGGCTGCCATCGCCGCCCTGCACGGGAGCCGCACGCTGCCG ggtgcCTCGTCCAGCCTGGTGGTGAAGTTCGCGGACACGGAGAAGGAGCGGGGGCTGCGGCGCATGCAGCAGGTGGCGAGCCAGCTGGGCATGTTCAGCCCCATCGCCCTCCAGTTCGGCGCCTACAGCGCCTACACGCAGGCG CTGATGCAGCAGCAGGCGGCCCTGGTGGCCGCGCACTCGGCCTACCTCAGCCCCATGGCCACCATGGCCGTCCAGATGCAGCACATGGGCACCGTCACCCCCAACGGGCTCATCgccacccccctgcccccctcctcAG GAACCAGCACGCCGCCGGCCATGGCCGCCACCCCGGTGCCCGCCATCGCAGCCCCGCTGAGCGTCAACGGCTACAGCCCGGTGCCGGCACAGCCCGCGGGGCCGCCCGCCCCCGAGGCCGTCTAcaccgggggggtccccccGTTCCCAG cccagagccccgccgcccccggggaCCCCCTGCAGCAAGCCTACGCCGGCATGCAGCACTACACAg CCGCCTACCCTGCAGCCTACGGGCTGGTGAGCCCGGCCTTCGCCCCCCCGGGGCCCCTGCtggcccccccgccccccccgcagCAGCAACAGCGCGAAG GCCCCGAGGGCTGTAACATCTTCATCTACCACCTGCCCCAGGAGTTCGCCGACACCGAGATCCTGCAGATGTTCCTGCCCTTCGGCAACGTCATCTCCGCCAAGGTCTTCGTCGACCGCGCCACCAACCAGAGCAAGTGCTTCG gcttcGTGAGCTTTGACAACCCGGCCAGCGCGCAGGCGGCCATCCAGGCCATGAACGGCTTCCAGATCGGGATGAAGCGCCTCAAGGTGCAGCTCAAGCGGCCGAAGGACGCCAACCGGCCCTACTGA
- the MRPL9 gene encoding large ribosomal subunit protein bL9m produces the protein MLGPVAAGGRGLAAGTALSRALSLSHGRGTVVVERWWPVPLSREGRAPRLHPRRHRVYRLLEDGKHLPKAELELILTRPVQGLGTRGDTVLVKKSLGRNKLLPQGLAVYASPGNRRLFEEERQQQQEAGTTEVTQTQSGEKTLQFLRSCRLEVGMKNNVRWELTPDIVARHSSACGRAPHALRLPPEPITRWGKYWCDVTVNGLDTVRVPMAVTEFLRPRTRRRREQRAREEALLAAKREELL, from the exons ATGTTGGGCCCGGTGGCGGCGGGGGGCCGCGGGCTGGCGGCCGGCACGGCCCTGAGCCGGGCCCTGAGCCTCAGCCACGGCCGG GGCACGGTGGTTGTGGAGCGCTGGTGGCCGGTGCCGCTGAGCCGCGAGGGGCGGGCGCCGCGGCTGCACCCCCGGCGGCACCGCGTGTACCGGCTGCTGGAGGACGGCAAGCACCTGCCCAAGGCCGAGCTGGAGCTCATCCTCACGCGGCCCGTGCAGG ggctcgggACCCGCGGTGACACCGTGCTCGTGAAGAAGTCCCTGGGGCGCAACAAGCTCCTGCCGCAGGGGCTGGCCGTGTACGCGTCCCCCGGGAACAGGCGGCTGTTCGAGGAGGAGCGGCAG cagcagcaggaggccggGACAACGGAGGTGACGCAGACACAGAGTGGAGagaag aCCCTGCAGTTCCTGCGGAGCTGCCGCCTGGAGGTGGGGATGAAGAACAACGTCCGCTGGGAGCTCACCCCCGACATCGTGGCCCGGCATTCCT ctgcgtGTGGCCGTGCCCCCCACGCGCTGCGGCTGCCACCGGAGCCCATCACCAGGTGGGGCAAGTACTGGTGCGACGTGACG GTGAACGGTTTGGACACGGTGCGCGTACCCATGGCGGTGACGGAATTCCTGCGCCCACGGACGCGGCGGCGCCGGGAGCAGCGGGCCCGGGAGGAGGCTCTGCTGGCGGCCAAACGCGAGGAGCTgctctga
- the TDRKH gene encoding tudor and KH domain-containing protein: MAARGGLGLSGLQKAAVLLGLPAGAAVLYIVYRRYREGRADRATFVGTEDLEAEVRVPRAAVRALIGRQGATIRKLRQETGARIALEEEEEEEEEEGGGAERLLLIAGSPGQVCRAQAAVRQVLADSAPVLEQLRVPHTAVGRIIGRGGETVRSICLSSGAKVQCERRSEACTAPTRLIRLSGTRSEVAAAKKLIVEKLLEEDAFRKELARVAEARGHRKQPLGSRREPGPPAPPGHGAGAGGWPGGVAALLGEEPPEEPGGQSEAPEELAVGAEVAVPKFEVPSPEFGFPAAEPLEVYVSAAENPDHFWVQLVGERSLQLDQLAARMAQYYEGSGRTAELAAVQAGDIVAAPYGADGAWYRARVLGVLPGGGWDLYYVDFGDNGEAQPGELRALRSDFLSLPFQAIECSLAGVAPVGTEWAEAALDAFEQLTHCARWKPLRARVCSYGRRGPRTWPRIALSLEDLDVAAELVRLGHAAPRPREEEEEEEEEEWEEEEAAGDEALRWGTETTPEDGTGAPRENLMEPQGSPSEEPPTLVPPTPSCLSPPEDGLVSGSGTVPVAEGSSP, encoded by the exons ATGGCGGcgcggggggggctggggctgagcggGCTGCAGAAGGCggccgtgctgctggggctgcccgcGGGAGCCGCCGTGCTCTACATCGTGTACCGCCGGTACCGCGAGGGGCGAG CGGACCGCGCGACCTTCGTGGGCACGGAGGACCTGGAGGCGGAGGTGCGGGTGCCGCGCGCGGCCGTCCGGGCGCTCATCGGCCGCCAGGGAGCCACCATCAGGAAG ctGCGGCAGGAGACCGGGGCGCGCATCgccctggaggaggaggaggaggaggaggaggaggaaggggggggcgCGGAGCGGCTGCTGCTGATCGCGGGGTCCCCGGGCCAGGTTTGCCGGGCCCAGGCCGCCGTGCGCCAGGTCCTGGCTGACAGCGCCCcggtgctggagcagctccgCGTGCCCCACACGGCCGTGGGCAGGATCATCG GCCGCGGCGGGGAGACGGTGCGCAGCATCTGCCTCAGCTCGGGGGCCAAGGTGCAGTGCGAGCGCCGGAGCGAGGCCTGCACGGCCCCCACGCGGCTCATCCGCCTCTCGGGGACACGCAGCGAGGTGGCGGCCGCCAAG aaGCTGATCGTGgagaagctgctggaggaggacgCCTTTCGGAAGGAGCTGGCCCGGGTGGCGGAGGCGCGGGGCCACCGCaagcagcccctgggcagccGCAGGGAACCGGGGCCGCCGGCACCCCCCGggcacggggccggggccgggggctggcCCGGGGGTGTCGCTGCCCTGCTGGGTGAGGAGCCCCCCGAGGAGCCGGGGGGGCAGAGCGAGGCCCCGGAGGAGCTGGCGGTGGGGGCGGAGGTGGCGGTGCCGAAATTTGAAG TGCCCAGCCCCGAATTCGGCTTCCCCGCGGCCGAGCCCCTGGAGGTTTACGTCTCGGCGGCCGAGAACCCCGACCACTTCTGGGTGCAGCTGGTGGGGGAGCGCAGCCTGCAGCTGGACCAGCTGGCGGCACGGATGGCGCAGTACTACGAGGGCAGCGGCCGCACG GCGGAGCTGGCGGCCGTGCAGGCGGGGGACATCGTGGCCGCTCCCTACGGGGCTGACGGGGCCTGGTACCGGGCGCGGGTGCTGGGCGTGCTGCCCGGCGGCGGCTGGGACCTGTACTACGTCGATTTTGGGGACAACGGCGAGGCGCAGCCTGGGGAGCTGCGAGCACTGCg gagcgATTTCCTGAGCCTCCCCTTCCAGGCCATCGAGTGCAGCCTGGCCGGCGTCGCACCTGTGG gCACCGAGTGGGCCGAGGCGGCGCTGGACGCGTTCGAGCAGCTGACGCACTGCGCGCGCTGGAAGCCGCTGCGGGCCAGGGTCTGCAGCTACGGCCGGAGGGGACCCCGCACGTGGCCCCGCATCGCCCTGAGCCTCGAG GACCTCGACGTCGCCGCGGAGCTGGTGCGGCTGGGCCACGCGGCGCCACGGCcacgggaggaggaggaggaggaggaggaggaggagtgggaggaagaggaggcggcAGGGGATGAAGCCCTGCGGTGGGGGACGGAGACCACCCCG GAGGACGGCACCGGAGCCCCCCGGGAGAACCTCATGgagccccagggcagccccagcgaGGAGCCCCCCACCCtggtgccccccaccccgtcCTGCCTCAGCCCCCCGG AAGATGGCCTCGTGTCTGGCAGCGGCACCGTCCCGGTGGCGGAGGGCAGCTCCCCGtga
- the RORC gene encoding LOW QUALITY PROTEIN: nuclear receptor ROR-gamma (The sequence of the model RefSeq protein was modified relative to this genomic sequence to represent the inferred CDS: inserted 3 bases in 2 codons) yields the protein MSRDAVKFGRMSKKQRDRLHAEVQQQLEQRQRERAAQGGAAAFALGLPGCCGHPLPPTGTPGCPGPCEGRAACSPGTEAEGERREGAARDRDRDGDRDGDGDRDRDGPDLCPRPDVGSGLESPTCSGMEIELLAQDVLRSHRETSQPRAEELQQRRWETFSREEICAYQRKPMQEMWERCAGRLTEAIQHVVEFAKRLRGFMELCQNDQIVLLKAGAMEVVLVRMCRAFNPENRTVLFEGKYAGTELFRSLGCHELVGSIFDFAQSLCALRLSESEVAFLCAIVLINANRPWLQEXGEGGAAAGAPGGGLPPAAAPNAXREGLLARLPPAGRLRALCSQHVEQLQAFRRLHPGALPAAFPPLYRELFAADTDAPGPR from the exons ATGTCCCGCGACG CCGTCAAGTTCGGCCGCATGTCCAAGAAGCAGCGGGACCGGCTGCACGCcgaggtgcagcagcagctggagcagcggCAGCGGGAGCGGGCGGCCCAGGGGGGCGCCGCCGCCTTCGCCCTGGGGCTGCCGGGGTGCTGcggccaccccctgccccccaccggcaccccggggtgccccgGGCCCTGCGAGGGGAGGGCCGCCTGCAGCCCCGGCACGGAGGCGGAGGGCGAGCGGCGGGAGGGGGCCGcacgggaccgggaccgggatggggacagggatggggatggggacagggacagggacggcCCCGACCTGTGCCCGCGCCCCGACGTCGGCAGCGGCCTGGAGTCACCCACGTGCTCCGGGATGGAGATCG AGCTGCTGGCGCAGGACGTGCTGCGGTCACACCGCGAGACCTCGCAGCCGCGCGccgaggagctgcagcagcgccGCTGGGAAACCTTCAGCCGCGAGGAGATCTGCGCCTACCAGAGGAAG CCCATGCAGGAGATGTGGGAGCGCTGCGCCGGGCGCCTGACCGAGGCCATCCAGCACGTGGTGGAGTTCGCCAAGCGCCTGCGCGGCTTCATGGAGCTGTGCCAGAACGACCAGATCGTCCTCCTCAAGGCCG gcGCCATGGAGGTGGTGCTGGTGCGCATGTGCCGCGCCTTCAACCCCGAGAACCGGACCGTGCTCTTCGAGGGCAAGTACGCGGGCACCGAGCTCTTCAGGTCCCTGG gctgccaCGAGCTCGTCGGCTCCATCTTCGACTTCGCGCAGAGCCTGTGCGCGCTGCGGCTGTCGGAGAGCGAGGTGGCCTTCCTCTGCGCCATCGTCCTCATCAACGCCA ACCGCccgtggctgcagg caggcgaAGGTGGCGCGGCTGCGGGGGCGCCTGGAGGTGGCCTTCCGCCTGCTGCTGCGCCAAACGC CCGCGAGGGGCTGCTGGCCAGG ctgccccccgcGGGCCGCCTGCGCGCGCTGTGCTCTCAGCACGTGGAGCAGCTCCAGGCCTTCCGCCGCCTGCACCCGGGGGCGCTGCCCGCCGCCTTCCCCCCGCTCTACCGGGAGCTCTTCGCCGCCGACACCGacgcccccggcccccgctga